Sequence from the Corallococcus sp. EGB genome:
ATCTTCGCCATTATGTACTCCTTGCCAACCGCTGAACGTAGGCGATTGTCGCGACTGCGTGGTGAAGTTTCCGCAATCCTCCACTGACGCCCCTCGCTTGAGGGCGAGGGTCTCGGCTCAAGCTGAGCCGTAACTAGTCCTCTGGCCGAGTGAAGCTTGGTGGGTCATAGCCGAACCTCGGCCGGGGGCTCGCGTTAGAAGCGATCTGAGAATTGCCTCAAGCGAATGAGAACGCAGCCGAGGTGGCGGAATCCGAGGAAGTTCTCCACCTTCACCTAGTAGCGAGTGAGGTGGCGCCGGCGAGCGCCCGGCGCCGCTCTGGCGGCGTCATCGCCTCGTCGTGAGTCGGCACGCCGCGACATCGCATGCGCGGTGCCCGCCGCCATCGGCCCAGAGTCAGCCCTTCAGCCAGAAGAACTCGTCCCCGCTGGCCAGCGCCCTCTCCAGGAACTCGCTGAACGAGGCTGCGATGGGGCGTACCGCCTCCGGGAACGTCTCGTGGTACGCATCGAGGACCGGGTACTTGCCGTCCACCTGATGGGCCGCGTCCAGGATGACGTAGTCGGAGTCTTGGAGATCCACGAGCGTGTACCAGGAGGCTGGCCCGAAGCGGTCGTCATCTGCCGGTCGCATCGCGACGCGGGCCCTGCGGATCTCCTTCAGCGGCAGCAGGTAGTAGTTGGCGTCCGGGAAGCGCTGGAAGAGGGCGGCGCCGTCGCAGTGGAGGTAGAAGGCGCGCAGATCCTCGTCCAGCTTCCAGCCCATGCGATCCTCGAAGGCTGCCACCTGTGCAGGCGTCGCGGGCGGCTTGGGGAAGTGATTGGCATCCACTTCAGCCAGGAGCTCCTTCATGGACTTGGGCATGGGAGTCCTCAGTCCA
This genomic interval carries:
- a CDS encoding SMI1/KNR4 family protein, with protein sequence MPKSMKELLAEVDANHFPKPPATPAQVAAFEDRMGWKLDEDLRAFYLHCDGAALFQRFPDANYYLLPLKEIRRARVAMRPADDDRFGPASWYTLVDLQDSDYVILDAAHQVDGKYPVLDAYHETFPEAVRPIAASFSEFLERALASGDEFFWLKG